One Hypomesus transpacificus isolate Combined female chromosome 21, fHypTra1, whole genome shotgun sequence genomic window, CAGTCACCGGTTGATATAGCAACAGGcaccacacaggtacacagcCATGCGACTGCAACACTGTTACCGCTAGGGGTGAGGCATGCAACTGGGTAGCCCTCAGAAAATAAATTTAGGATCCCCGCAATCGCGTTCTCCAATGATTTGAAATTTACTGCATTTGTATTTAACAGCTTCTGTATCTTGAGCTTGTCATGACATATCAATGTGTTTTCATTAGAGCAATGTAGAGTCTTGAGTGGGGTGTGTTAGGCCTTTGCTTGACAGTCAGACGTAACTAGCCGATCGATGAAAACACCAAGCTCAGTTAGCTAGGTTAACTAGACAGTGGGTAGCTAATGCACGATGGAGTTACTACGAAAGGCAGCGGTTGTGTTCCATAAAATCAACTGAAACTGGACACAATTATCGTTATACTTATAGTACTTGACGACGAAGGAGATCAGCGCGATATGCAGTGAGTGTTCTCATGTTATTTTAAAATGTGACAGAATGTGTGCGCTAATCCCGCTAAAACTTCCGAAAGGGCCCTCCTTACTGTAGCTCGATGCTAGCTTTCAGTACTGTAAGGTTAACCATTTGCCTCCATGCAACTTGCTTGAGAGAGCTCACAGGCGAACGTTAACTTGCAGCTATGAATGGTAGCTAATTGATGTTAAAGAAATACCTTAATGCTAAAAGCACGAATGAATGCCATGTGTTTAAGTGCTGCTCTTTGACTACTGATATTTGACGGTATTGTAGTAgctctagctagcttgctaggtTGTTACTGACCCAGCAGCATCAGCATCATCAGTTAAATTGTCACAAATAAGTAAAAACGAGCTAAATTGTAACCATTGGAGTCTTGGAAGATGAACATTAATGGTAGTGTAATTTTATGTGGACACAAATACCCAAGTAAGGATGACCATTTGTTTAACAAACGTATTGGTTGCGTTTTCATTCAGGCAATGAAGCGGGTTCGAACTGAGCAGATCCAGTACACCGTGGCTCAGTACCTGAAGCGTAGGCAGTATGTGGACACTGAGGGTGCCCTGAAGGGGGCGAAACTGTCCCAATCTGCTGAAGAGATGGCTGCCAACCTGACAGGTGAGGGTCGTTATCACTGGAGGGAGGTTACTGTAGAATCAACAGAGGTTGTGCAGGGCATGTGGGGACGTCTAGGTTAACGAAGCTAGTCCCCAGACTCAATGGAAGGTTTTGAGACTTATTATGAATAAAACTATGTTCTTGAACTGTGCATTTTCTACTCAGAGAACTGTAATCTTGACATCGTAACTTTTCTTTGAGCAGTACAGACAGAGTCAGGATGTGCCAACATTGTGTCTGCCGCCCCTTGTCAGTCGGACCCCCAACAGTACGAGGCTCAGTTCTCTAGACTACGGAACTTTCTCTCAGGTATTCTACATGACTTATGACTTGCATAAGAATTGGGAATACAAACACATCAGTGTGTTTTTTAAAGGCCCGTCGTGAATATAAATGTACATACTCGTGACATAAACAAGAAGATTCACTCTTTGGTTCTGTCATTCCTCCAGAAGCAGAGGTATCTTGGGGTAAGGAGGTGAGCTGCGTCCTCTACCCGCTCTTTGTCTACCTCCACCTGGACATGGTGCGCTGCGGCCTGAAGGGGACGGTGGACGGCTTCTACAGCCGCTTCCACGGCATGTTCCTCCAGGACGCCGAGCAGCGCGCCACCGTCGAGCAGCTGCGCCACGTGCTCACCTCGCAGGACGTGTCGGCCAACCCCAAGCTCTGCGCCTTCCTCGACCACAAGTACGTGGTGCACCTGACGGAGCCGGCCTACAGCTACCTGTTGCGCTACCTGCAGAGCGAGGACAACAGCGCCCTCTGCAGGGCTCTGAGCactcacctgcaggtggaggtcACTACCTCGCCGCGCACAGACTACCAGCTCTACGGGACGGGCGGCGGGGCCGCCACGGCCCCCAACTCCACCTCGTCCTGGGCGGGCGTGGacggggcggagggaggggagggcgtGGAGGTGCCCGCAGGGGTCCCTCAGAGCGAAGCGGCTCTGGAGGCGCTGCAGGACTGCATTAAGAAGGTGCGCGAGGGGCCCCCGTCGCTCACCACCGTGTGCTTCTACGCCTTCCACCACACGGAGCAGCTGCTGAACGCGGCGGAGGTTTCGGCCGACAGCAGGCTGCTGGCCGGCGGCTTCGACACCTCGGCCGTCAAGCTGTGGAGCCTGAGGGCCCGGAAGCTGAAGGCCAAGCCGCACCGGGTGGACGTGTCGCACGTCCGTCTGGCCTGCGacatgctggaggaggaggtgagaggattTGAGAGGGTCAaacttgtttttgttattttatgTCTTTCTATATTTTTCTGGGTCATTGTTTTTAAAGTGGACATTTGTCGTttttcagacacacagactgaaaAGTCGTTTACATGCATCCATTTTTCTCAACAGGCGGATGAGGAGGACGGCTCGGGAAGCGAGATCAAGACCCTGCGCGGCCACAGCGGCCCCGTGTTCCGCACAGCCTTCCTCACGGACAGCTCGGGCCTGCTGACCTGCTCCGAGGACACGTCCATTCGCTACTGGGACCTCGGCAGCTTCACCAACACGGTGCTCTACCAGGGCCACGCCTACCCCGTGTGGGACCTGGACGTCAGCCCCTGCAGCCTGTACTTCGCCAGCGGCTCCCACGACCGGACGGCGCGCCTCTGGACCTTCTCGCGCACCTACCCCCTGCGGCTGTACGCCGGCCACTTGGCCGACGTGGACTGCGTCAAGTTCCACCCCAACTCCAACTACCTGGCCACGGGCTCCACCGACAAGACCGTCCGCCTGTGGAGCACCCAGCAGGGGGCGTCGGTGCGCCTCTTCACCGGCCACCGCGGCCCGGTGTTGGCGCTGGCGTTCTCTCCCAACGGGAAGTACCTGGCGTCGGCCGGCGAGGACCAGAGGGTGAAGCTGTGGGATTTGGCCTCGGGGGCCCTGTACAAGGACCTGCGGGGGCACTCGGACAGCGTGACCAGCCTGTCCTTTAGTCCCGACAGCAGCCTGGTGGCGTCGTCCTCCACGGACAACTCGGTCAGGGTGTGGGACATCCGTAACTCGCACGGCGGGGGGGTGCCGTCCGACGGCTCGTCCGGCGAGATGGTGGGGCTCTACACGGGCCACACCAGCAACGTGCTCAACGTCCAGTTCATGGCCTGCAATCTCCTCATGGTGACTGGGACCGCGCAGGAGAAACAGGAACCGTAGCGCCGTCTGTGGGGTTTTGTTATGAGATTCTTATGAGTCCTTCTGCTGGGTTTGTTTGATGTTTACGAAGGGGGACTGTGATGTTTTGGCTGAGTTTGCTTCATACACGGTCACCATGGAGATGTTGTGTCTAGTGCCACCAAACAATGAGCTATGGCACAGGTGTAACAATGTCACTGAAATAATAAGCTTATTATTTTGTGTAAAACAACAATGACATTTTGTGAAATTCCATTTAAAAAGATAATCATACATCTCCTTTGTGGTCTTCCCAGAGCCAACTTGATAAGAGATCAGTTCAAGGTCAAAAGGTCTTACCAAATAATGTGCCGGTCACCAGTCTGTTAGAAATGTATTGTTCTAATGCTTTTGACATGAAATGGCTTTTCAGATAATCTTTTTCTTAATGTAGCCGAACGATCATCTTGTGTAACTCCAACATTGTTTGTTAGATTGAAGTTCATGCAGTACAAAACAATATGCTATTTCCTCTCATGATCAAAACTATGTTCTGTTCAGTTGTTTTGAAAATTCATAACTTTCTAATTTCCCCGGGAGTTATTTTTCATTTAAGTTTGTCGTGGAAGCGTTCATTGTAGAATTTGCGATGATCAGAGCCATGAATGATAACTTAATGCATTCAGTGCCTTGATGGTCAACAACAGTTCACACCACAGGCACAAGCTtgattaaaagaaaatgcttagAATGTAAGGGGTTACTAAATCACCCCGAATCCTTGGATTTTTCAAAGAAAATCTGTGGTTGTAAATAAACTTCTGTAAGTGAACCGTGGTATGCAAATATTGTCCATTATTAACATTTGTTAATAACGGTGGAACAACGGTGGAACAAAGTTAGGTGGTTGGCACTAATTAGCATGGCTTGTCAAAGCATACAACATCGTTCTTTCATACTATTCAACGAGTGGCATTTTTGTATATATTaattgtaaatatatattttggaaTATCGGACTACTTTTGTAATAGCTGAGTactggttttgtttgttttacatccTGGTGCAGAGGATGATGCACGTTTCTTGTTCTCTAGACATTTCCTGATTGATAAAGGTGCAAAAGAAATTCTGATCCCTTTCTTTGCAAAAAACATTTGTCTGTTTATAGATTGGTATTAAAAGTTGTTATTTAAACACTTGTCATCCTTGTAAAAAAATGTATGCCAAAAGAACCTCCTACAAAGAACAATTCATGTTTCTATCAAAGTTCAGAGTAGGTTTCCCATTTTAATGAATGCATAGTATGCAGGTGTGTAACATACAAAGTGAGTTTACAGGTCAATAGACCTTACATTCGATCAGGTGAAGTGAATTCCTCCTCGCCACACACGCCCACTCAAGTGAGAGGAAACTTGTTGGGTAGGGAATAGGGGCGAGGTGCATCATAGGGGAAGACAAACCTGTTTCTGTCTGGAGGGTGTGTACTCTACCACTCCTACCTGGACTGTCCTGACGTCACACATTCAACACACAGGCACCTCACTCCCTGTCAAAGCTTATTCGAGGAGCACGATTACACACACTTCATATATCAGTCTGAGCTTTGAGTCTTCCTAGTCTCGAGCTGTAGATATGCCATATTCAGT contains:
- the taf5l gene encoding TAF5-like RNA polymerase II p300/CBP-associated factor-associated factor 65 kDa subunit 5L isoform X2 — encoded protein: MKRVRTEQIQYTVAQYLKRRQYVDTEGALKGAKLSQSAEEMAANLTVQTESGCANIVSAAPCQSDPQQYEAQFSRLRNFLSAEVSWGKEVSCVLYPLFVYLHLDMVRCGLKGTVDGFYSRFHGMFLQDAEQRATVEQLRHVLTSQDVSANPKLCAFLDHKYVVHLTEPAYSYLLRYLQSEDNSALCRALSTHLQVEVTTSPRTDYQLYGTGGGAATAPNSTSSWAGVDGAEGGEGVEVPAGVPQSEAALEALQDCIKKVREGPPSLTTVCFYAFHHTEQLLNAAEVSADSRLLAGGFDTSAVKLWSLRARKLKAKPHRVDVSHVRLACDMLEEEADEEDGSGSEIKTLRGHSGPVFRTAFLTDSSGLLTCSEDTSIRYWDLGSFTNTVLYQGHAYPVWDLDVSPCSLYFASGSHDRTARLWTFSRTYPLRLYAGHLADVDCVKFHPNSNYLATGSTDKTVRLWSTQQGASVRLFTGHRGPVLALAFSPNGKYLASAGEDQRVKLWDLASGALYKDLRGHSDSVTSLSFSPDSSLVASSSTDNSVRVWDIRNSHGGGVPSDGSSGEMVGLYTGHTSNVLNVQFMACNLLMVTGTAQEKQEP
- the taf5l gene encoding TAF5-like RNA polymerase II p300/CBP-associated factor-associated factor 65 kDa subunit 5L isoform X1; this encodes MKRVRTEQIQYTVAQYLKRRQYVDTEGALKGAKLSQSAEEMAANLTVQTESGCANIVSAAPCQSDPQQYEAQFSRLRNFLSEAEVSWGKEVSCVLYPLFVYLHLDMVRCGLKGTVDGFYSRFHGMFLQDAEQRATVEQLRHVLTSQDVSANPKLCAFLDHKYVVHLTEPAYSYLLRYLQSEDNSALCRALSTHLQVEVTTSPRTDYQLYGTGGGAATAPNSTSSWAGVDGAEGGEGVEVPAGVPQSEAALEALQDCIKKVREGPPSLTTVCFYAFHHTEQLLNAAEVSADSRLLAGGFDTSAVKLWSLRARKLKAKPHRVDVSHVRLACDMLEEEADEEDGSGSEIKTLRGHSGPVFRTAFLTDSSGLLTCSEDTSIRYWDLGSFTNTVLYQGHAYPVWDLDVSPCSLYFASGSHDRTARLWTFSRTYPLRLYAGHLADVDCVKFHPNSNYLATGSTDKTVRLWSTQQGASVRLFTGHRGPVLALAFSPNGKYLASAGEDQRVKLWDLASGALYKDLRGHSDSVTSLSFSPDSSLVASSSTDNSVRVWDIRNSHGGGVPSDGSSGEMVGLYTGHTSNVLNVQFMACNLLMVTGTAQEKQEP